Within the Flavobacterium sp. CG_23.5 genome, the region AATGATACGATCTGACTCGACCATTCTTTCCAAAAGCATTTTGTTTTGGTATTTTTTATTTTCTTCGATAAAAGGAATTACTGTTTCAGCAACTTCTAAAACTGCTTGCATAAATTCCGGCTCGTTCGGATTCTTTTTAGCAACCGATTCGATAAAAGTAGTAATACTTTGTGACATGATTAATAGATTATTAACGTTTAAGAAAACGTTTTCGTTAGTGAGTACAAATATACGCCTTCTAGCAATATTGGAGTCGTTTTTTTTGTTTTATCAATAGAATTATCTTTTTATTAAGCATTTTCAAAGAAATCCATTCCCAAACGCTCGTTTTAAACCAAATCGTTGTGGTTTTCGTAACCAAATAAGATTTTGTGCACTTATTTTTAAATTCTATTTTTCTAAATTACTAAGTGATGTTTTTATATATTTGTTCAGATTATGAAAACTTACCTTATAATGGTCAAACATTTACTACTATTCTTAATTATCCTATTGGGATTCTCTTATAATTCAAATGCACAATTTGGATTTTCTCATGAAATAGGAGTTATTGCTGGGCCTGTGGCCTTTCAATCTGACTATGGGGAACGTCATGATTTAAAAACCAATTCTGGAAATACTGGAATGGGGATTGGTATTATTCATTATATAAATTTCTCCTACAGAGCTGATTGTAACTGCTATACTCCCGAAACCTACTTTAACGACCATTTCAAACTAAGAACTGAAATATCCTACAATAAAACCGAATTAAAACATTTTGGACAATGGACTGAAGGCAAACCTTCGTTAGGAAAAGATCAATTGAGAGCGATGAGAGGAAGTACTGCAATTACCAATATAGGAATGCAGTTGGAATTTTTCCCTTTAAGTATTCGTGATTTTACCGCAACAATTGGCAAGTTAGGCCCGTTTGTAAGTCTTGGTGGTCAATTCAGTTATTATAATGCCAAAGCTTACTCAACCATGGGCCCATTAGGAACTCCTTTAACCACATTTCCTAAATATCTAACCCCAACTGATGGTCGTCCTTATGGATTTTCCACTGAAGGAGGGAACGTTTGGTCTGTTATATCAAGTGTAGGAACACGTTATAAATTAAGTCCGTTACGCGATTTAATGGTGGACTTACGATTTCAATATTTCTTCTCCAACTGGGTGGATGGTTTAAATCCTAATCCGGCTCTCTATAAAGAAAACAAAGCAAACGATTGGTTGGTTTGGTTTAATGTTGGTTATATTTATTATTTACAATAGTGGAAATACAAGTATTATAAAAACGAAAAACCCAATTCTAAATTTCAGAATTGGGTTTATTATTTACACTCTACTCTATAAAAGAGAAAAGCTGACTATTGTATTTTGCAATTATGCTAACGCCTGTTTTAAATCTTCAATTAAATCTTCCGCATCTTCTATACCTACGCTCAATCGAACCAGATCATCTGTAATTCCAATTTCTTTTCTTTTGTCTTCCGGAATCGATGCGTGTGTCATCAAAGCGGGATGATTTGCCAATGATTCTACTCCGCCCAAAGATTCTGCTAAAGTGAACACTTTAAGATTCTCCAAAAATTTAATGGCATCCTCTTTTTTGCCTGAAGCAAAAGTAAAAGAAACCATTCCTCCAAAACCACTCATTTGTTTTTTGGCAATTTCATGATACGGATGACTTGGCAATCCTGGATAATAAACTCTTTTTACTTTTGGATGATTGTCTAAAAATGCAACCACTTTTTCCCCATTCTCACAATGTCTCTGCACGCGTAAATGCAAGGTTTTTATTCCTCTCAACACTAAAAAACTATCCATTGGTCCTAGCGTAGCTCCCGTTGCAAATTGTTGAAAATGCAATTGTTCTCCCAGCGCTTCGTCTTTTACAATCAAAGCTCCAGCAATAACATCAGAATGCCCGCCAAGATATTTCGTCGCAGAATGCATTACAATATCTGCTCCTAAGTCTAATGGTTTTTGCAAATAAGGAGTAGCAAAAGTATTATCTACGGCAAAAAGAATTTTATTCTCCTTTGTGATTTTAGCAATTTCTTGAATATCCGCCAACTTCATCAGTGGATTTGTCGGTGTTTCCACCCAAACTAGTTTTGTGTTTTCATTAATCAATGACTTGAATTTCTCAATGTCATTCATGTCAACAAAATGAAATTTAATCCCTGAATCTTTATAAATACGAGTAAACATTCTGTAAGTTCCACCATACAAATCATCCATAGCGATGATTTCATCTCCGGATTTAAAAGAACGTAAAAGACAATCCGTGGCCGCTAATCCTGATGAAAAAGCCAAACCTCTTGTTCCGTTTTCAATACTTGCCAATGCGTTTTCAAGTGCCGTTCTAGTAGGGTTTGCGGCCCTGCTATATTCATAATCCGGATTTACCGGCTTACCTGGACTTGTTTGTACAAATGTTGAAGTTTGATATACAGGAGGCATAACGGCTCCTGTACTTGGATCATGGTGCTGACCACCGTGAATGGCTTTTGTATTGAATTTCATATGTATTTTATTTTTTAAATGCGAAATAGTTTCACAAATTTACCCTTTAATTTATTCTATCCAAGCGGCAAGTTGATACCTTTGTATTTAATTAACATTTTTGAGATGAAACACATTATCCTTTTTGCCGTATTACTTTTGTCAATGGCGCGTTGTTCTAAAGAATTAGTTTTTGAAGACAAGTCCTTCCAGAAAAAAACGACATTGCCATGCAAGGGAAAGTGCCCTCAAATTACTTTACGAATCCCAGTTGCCAAAGATGTCCCAGTGGTTGCAGATAGCATCAATAAAAAAGTGTTTTCTGTTTTGAAAGAGATTATTTATTTTGGTGAAAAGCCATATACCTCAACAAATTATAATGGTTTATTGACTTCCTTTATTGGTTCCTATGAAAAACTGCAAAAGAATTTTCCTAAAGATACTTTTGGCTGGGAAGCAAAAATTGAAGGCAGTATAAAATACCAATCGGATAGTATTTTGAATATCGAAATCAATCATTATACCTATACGGGTGGCGCTCATGGTTATCAAGGTTTACGTTCCTTAATTTTTGATCCAGAAACAGGAAAAACAATCTCAAACAATAAAATATTTAAGAACAAGAATGCTTTTAAGGCTTTCGCCGAAAAAAAATTCAGAGCCAAATATAAAATCCCCGAAAACCAATCCATAAATTCCACAGGATTGATGTTTGAAGACGAAAAATTCGAACTTCCACAAAATATTTTTTACACAGACAAAGGATTGCTTTTATATTACAACCTATATGAAGCGGCCTCCTATTCAGATGGGCCAAAAGAATTGTTATTGTCTTACCAAGAAGTGAATGATTATTTGAGATTGAAATAGTTAATTCACAATACCCTACCGATTGCAATGCAAATCCCCTTGCTTTTTTCTTTACAAAAGAAAAAATTGCAATCTCGTCATTCGTACGAGACGGGAAATTGCTCCTATAAACTCACAATAAACTCTCCTGAAAATCACGAATAATGGCAAATTGTGTACGGACAAGTCGCCACTTGCCCCTACGTTATCATAAAAATACTTATTTTTGCACCGCCTTCTGAATTAATTTCAGAATCTAAAAATAATTTTATGACACAGAATCCAAAAAGATATACGATTACAGCGGCATTGCCTTATACGAACGGACCAATTCACATTGGACATTTGGCGGGGGTTTACGTGCCTTCTGATATTTATTCCCGTTATTTACGTTTGCAAGGTAGAGACGTTTTGTTTGTTTGCGGAAGCGATGAACACGGCGTAGCGATTTCTATGAAAGCCAAAAAAGAAGGCATTACACCTCAGGAAGTAATCGATAAATATGACGGAATTATCAGAAAATCGTTCTCGGATTTCGGAATTTCGTTTGATAATTACTCCAGAACTTCGGCTAAAATTCACCATGATACGGCTTCGGAATTTTTTAGAACTTTATATGAAAAAGGAGATTTTATAGAACAAGTAACGGAGCAATTGTATGATGCCAAAGCGGATCAGTTCTTGGCAGACCGTTTTGTGGTGGGAACTTGTCCAAAATGTGGCAACGAAGAAGCCTATGGCGACCAATGCGAAAAATGCGGTTCTACGCTGAATGCTACGGATTTGATTAATCCAAAATCGACAATTACAGGAGAATCTCCTATTATGAAATCGACGAAGCACTGGTTTTTGCCTTTGGATCGTTATGAAGATTTTTTGAGAGAATGGATTCTTGTAGGGCATAAAAACGACTGGAAACCTAATGTTTACGGACAAGTAAAATCATGGATTGATGGCGGATTAGAACCTCGTGCGGTAACGCGTGACCTCGATTGGGGAATTGACGTTCCCATTGAAGGTGCCGAAGGGAAAAAATTATACGTATGGTTTGATGCGCCAATTGGCTATATTTCATCAACCAAGGAATGGGCTTTGCGCGAAGGAAAAGATTGGGAACCGTACTGGAAAGACAAAGACACTAAACTGGTTCACTTTATAGGGAAAGACAATATTGTTTTTCACTGCATCATTTTTCCGGCGATGCTAAAAGCCGAAGGCAGCTATATTTTACCAGATAATGTTCCTGCAAATGAGTTCTTGAACTTGGAAGGAAATAAATTATCTACGTCTAAAAACTGGGCGGTTTGGTTGCACGAATATTTGGAAGAATTTCCGAATCAGCAAGATGTTTTGCGTTATGCTTTGACTTCGAATGCGCCAGAAACTAAGGATAATGATTTTACGTGGAAAGATTTTCAAGCGAGAAATAATAACGAATTGGTAGCGATTTATGGGAATTTCATTAATCGTGTGGTGGTTTTAACCAATAAATACTACAATGGCGTTGTTCCGCAACCAAGCCCCCTAACACCCGAAGGGGGAACTCCAAACTTCACGGATTATGACAATGAAGTATTAACCGAATTGAAAGCCTATCCAGCGGTTATTTCTAGTTCGATTGAAAGATACCGTTTCCGTGAAGCGTTAAGCGAATTGATGAATGTGGCGCGTTTAGGAAATAAATATTTAGCCGATGAAGAGCCTTGGAAAGTTATCAAAGACAACCCAGAGCGCGTGCAAACACAAATGTATGTAGCCTTGCAAATTGCTGCTGCTTTAAGCGTGTTGTGTGAACCGTTTTTACCTTTCACAGCAACAAAATTATCTAGAATTTTAAAAATTGAAAATAAAATCGGTTGGAATTCAATCGCTGAAACTTCGGATTTAATTCCGACGGGACACCAAATTGGCGGTCCCGAAGTTTCGGGAGAATTGCTTTTTGCCAAAATTGAAGATGAGGAAATCCAAAAACAAATAGATAAATTGGAAGCTACAAAAACAGCGAATAAAGCCGAAAACAAGGTGTCCGAACCACAAAAAGAAGCGATTCAATTTGAGGATTTTGCCAAAATGGATTTGCGCGTTGGAACCATTCTAGAAGCAGAAAAAATGCCAAAAGCCAACAAGCTTTTGATTTTGAAAGTAGATACCGGTATTGACGTTCGCACGATTGTTTCGGGAATTGCCGAGAGTTTTTCGCCAGAAGAAATTGTGGGTAAAAAAGTAACCGTTCTAGTTAATTTGGCTCCAAGAAATCTTCGTGGCGTAGAAAGTCAAGGAATGATCTTGATGACCACAAATGCTAAAGGAAAATTAGTTTTTGTAAATCCGGATGCTGAAGCTGCGAATGGAGAGACGATAAATTAAATTTTATTTCCATAGCGAACTAAATGTCAAAAAATCTATTCAGAAAATAAATAGATTTTTTGACATTTTTATTTTAATTAAAATAATATATTTGCGAAAACGTATTAATTATCTTATTAAAGACCTAAGCACATTATGAAAAAAAATCTACTAATTATTATCTGTTTGTTTTCAAGCATGTTCATGTTTGCACAATTTGAAAGTTCTAAACAAATTTTTGAATCACCAAAGCTAAAACAAGAAATTGCTAATCAAAAGACTATTGCATTATTACCCTTCAAATCTACTATTTCCTACAAACGATTACCGAAAAATTTTGATGTCAGTACTAACGCTGCAGAAGAAATAAAATTAAGCGATAATTTACAATCAGGTTTATATACTTACCTTTTACGAAAGTCACCAGATTATACCGTCACAATACAAGATACGGAAAGAACAAATGCACTTTTAAAACAAAATGGCATATTTGATAAAATCGACACAATGACACCAGATGCAATTGCGAAAATACTTGGAGTTGATGCCGTTTTAAAATGCAGTTATGCTTACGAAAAAACAAGCAGCGAGGGTGTTGCGATAGTTAAAACTCTTTTAATAGGCTTTGGCACCGGTAAAGTTGCAACTGGTGAATTAACAATGAACATCTATAATGCAAAAGATGGTGAATTACTTTGGCGATTCTACAAACAAATGAGCGAAGATGTGATGAGTTCCGCAAATGCAGTTATGGAAAGAATGATGAGAAAAGTGGGGCGCAATTTTCCTTATGAAAAAGGATAATTCTTCCCTAAAAATAAAAAATAAAAAACAATGGGGCTTGATGAGCCCCATTGTTTTTTAAAAATGTTATAGTTTTGACAAACATCTAATTTTATCCAAATGAGCCTAAAAGTAATAGCCTTCGACGCCGATGATACCCTTTGGGTAAACGAAACGTATTTTGATGAAACCGAGAAAAAATTTTGTGGGTTGATGGAGGATTATTTATCGCATCAAGGGATTTCTCAGGAACTTTTTAAAGTGGAAATCGACAATTTAAGATTGTACGGCTACGGAATAAAAGGCTATATTCTCTCGATGATTGAAGCAGCGATGACTATTTCGAATAATACACTTCCCATTGCAATGATTGAGAAAATTATCCAATACGGAAAAGAATTACTAGAAAAACCAATCGTATTATTGGAAGGAGTCGAAGAAACATTAGAAGCATTAAAAGGAAAATATAAACTAGTTGTTGCCACCAAAGGCGATTTATTAGACCAACGACGAAAATTACATAATTCTGGTCTGGGTCATTATTTTCATCATATAGAGGTGATGTCAGACAAACAGGAAATCGATTATTCTGACTTAATAAAGCGTTTGGAAATACAACCTTCGGAATTCTTTATGATTGGAAATTCATTGAAATCAGATGTTTTACCGGTTTTAGCTATTGGCGGACACGCCGTACATATTCCGTTTCACACGACTTGGGCACATGAAAAAATCGACCATAAAGTAGAGCACGAGAATTTCAGTGCTTTCGAAAAAATAACTGATGTATTAAAACGACTGGAATAGTTAAGCTTTTAAAAAGACCTATTATAAATTTGTCTAAACTTTTGGGTTTAGTCTAAATCAATTAAAACGATTTTTTATAATTTAAAGCCGTTT harbors:
- a CDS encoding THC0290_0291 family protein, yielding MVKHLLLFLIILLGFSYNSNAQFGFSHEIGVIAGPVAFQSDYGERHDLKTNSGNTGMGIGIIHYINFSYRADCNCYTPETYFNDHFKLRTEISYNKTELKHFGQWTEGKPSLGKDQLRAMRGSTAITNIGMQLEFFPLSIRDFTATIGKLGPFVSLGGQFSYYNAKAYSTMGPLGTPLTTFPKYLTPTDGRPYGFSTEGGNVWSVISSVGTRYKLSPLRDLMVDLRFQYFFSNWVDGLNPNPALYKENKANDWLVWFNVGYIYYLQ
- a CDS encoding cystathionine gamma-synthase; translated protein: MHMKFNTKAIHGGQHHDPSTGAVMPPVYQTSTFVQTSPGKPVNPDYEYSRAANPTRTALENALASIENGTRGLAFSSGLAATDCLLRSFKSGDEIIAMDDLYGGTYRMFTRIYKDSGIKFHFVDMNDIEKFKSLINENTKLVWVETPTNPLMKLADIQEIAKITKENKILFAVDNTFATPYLQKPLDLGADIVMHSATKYLGGHSDVIAGALIVKDEALGEQLHFQQFATGATLGPMDSFLVLRGIKTLHLRVQRHCENGEKVVAFLDNHPKVKRVYYPGLPSHPYHEIAKKQMSGFGGMVSFTFASGKKEDAIKFLENLKVFTLAESLGGVESLANHPALMTHASIPEDKRKEIGITDDLVRLSVGIEDAEDLIEDLKQALA
- a CDS encoding DUF3298 and DUF4163 domain-containing protein, giving the protein MKHIILFAVLLLSMARCSKELVFEDKSFQKKTTLPCKGKCPQITLRIPVAKDVPVVADSINKKVFSVLKEIIYFGEKPYTSTNYNGLLTSFIGSYEKLQKNFPKDTFGWEAKIEGSIKYQSDSILNIEINHYTYTGGAHGYQGLRSLIFDPETGKTISNNKIFKNKNAFKAFAEKKFRAKYKIPENQSINSTGLMFEDEKFELPQNIFYTDKGLLLYYNLYEAASYSDGPKELLLSYQEVNDYLRLK
- the metG gene encoding methionine--tRNA ligase, whose translation is MTQNPKRYTITAALPYTNGPIHIGHLAGVYVPSDIYSRYLRLQGRDVLFVCGSDEHGVAISMKAKKEGITPQEVIDKYDGIIRKSFSDFGISFDNYSRTSAKIHHDTASEFFRTLYEKGDFIEQVTEQLYDAKADQFLADRFVVGTCPKCGNEEAYGDQCEKCGSTLNATDLINPKSTITGESPIMKSTKHWFLPLDRYEDFLREWILVGHKNDWKPNVYGQVKSWIDGGLEPRAVTRDLDWGIDVPIEGAEGKKLYVWFDAPIGYISSTKEWALREGKDWEPYWKDKDTKLVHFIGKDNIVFHCIIFPAMLKAEGSYILPDNVPANEFLNLEGNKLSTSKNWAVWLHEYLEEFPNQQDVLRYALTSNAPETKDNDFTWKDFQARNNNELVAIYGNFINRVVVLTNKYYNGVVPQPSPLTPEGGTPNFTDYDNEVLTELKAYPAVISSSIERYRFREALSELMNVARLGNKYLADEEPWKVIKDNPERVQTQMYVALQIAAALSVLCEPFLPFTATKLSRILKIENKIGWNSIAETSDLIPTGHQIGGPEVSGELLFAKIEDEEIQKQIDKLEATKTANKAENKVSEPQKEAIQFEDFAKMDLRVGTILEAEKMPKANKLLILKVDTGIDVRTIVSGIAESFSPEEIVGKKVTVLVNLAPRNLRGVESQGMILMTTNAKGKLVFVNPDAEAANGETIN
- a CDS encoding HAD family hydrolase; the encoded protein is MSLKVIAFDADDTLWVNETYFDETEKKFCGLMEDYLSHQGISQELFKVEIDNLRLYGYGIKGYILSMIEAAMTISNNTLPIAMIEKIIQYGKELLEKPIVLLEGVEETLEALKGKYKLVVATKGDLLDQRRKLHNSGLGHYFHHIEVMSDKQEIDYSDLIKRLEIQPSEFFMIGNSLKSDVLPVLAIGGHAVHIPFHTTWAHEKIDHKVEHENFSAFEKITDVLKRLE